The Accipiter gentilis chromosome 9, bAccGen1.1, whole genome shotgun sequence genome includes a region encoding these proteins:
- the SMC3 gene encoding structural maintenance of chromosomes protein 3 isoform X2, whose protein sequence is MNLLESAGFSRSNPYYIVKQGKINQMATAPDSQRLKLLREVAGTRVYDERKEESISLMKETEGKREKINELLKYIEERLHTLEEEKEELAQYQKWDKMRRALEYTIYNQELNETRAKLDELSAKRETSGEKSRQLRDAQQDARDKMEEIERQVRELKTKISAMKEEKEQLSAERQEQIKQRTKLELKAKDLQDELAGNSEQRKRLLKERQKLLEKIEEKQKELAETEPKFNSVKEKEERGIARLAQATQERTDLYAKQGRGSQFTSKEERDKWIKKELKSLDQAINDKKRQIAAIHKDLEDTEANKEKNLEQYSKLDQDLNEVKARVEELDRKYYEVKNKKDELQSERNYLWREENAEQQALAAKREDLEKKQQLLRAATGKAILNGIDSINKVLEHFRRKGINQHVLNGYHGIVMNNFECEPAFYTCVEVTAGNRLFYHIVDSDEVSTKILMEFNKMNLPGEVTFLPLNKLDVRDTAYPETNDAIPMISKLRYNPRFDKAFKHVFGKTLICRSMEVSTQLARAFTMDCITLEGDQVSHRGALTGGYYDTRKSRLELQKDVRKAEEELGELEAKLNENLRRNIERINNEIDQLMNQMQQIETQQRKFKASRDSILSEMKMLKEKRQQSEKTFMPKQRSLQSLEASLHAMESTRESLKAELGTDLLSQLSLEDQKRVDALNDEIRQLQQENRQLLNERIKLEGIITRVETYLNENLRKRLDQVEQELNELRETEGGTVLTATTSELEAINKRVKDTLARSDDLDNSIDKTEAGIKELQKSMERWKNMEKEHMDAINHDTKELEKMTNRQGMLLKKKEECMKKIRELGSLPQEAFEKYQTLSLKQLFRKLEQCNTELKKYSHVNKKALDQFVNFSEQKEKLIKRQEELDRGYKSIMELMNVLELRKYEAIQLTFKQVSKNFSEVFQKLVPGGKATLVMKKGDVEGSQSQDEGEGSTESERGSGSQSSVPSVDQFTGVGIRVSFTGKQGEMREMQQLSGGQKSLVALALIFAIQKCDPAPFYLFDEIDQALDAQHRKAVSDMIMELAEHAQFITTTFRPELLESADKFYGVKFRNKVSHIDVITAEMAKDFVEDDTTHG, encoded by the exons ATGAATCTTCTTGAAAGTGCTGGATTTTCTCGCAGTAATCCCTACTATATCGTCAAACAAGGAAAG ATCAACCAGATGGCCACAGCTCCTGACTCTCAAAGACTGAAGTTACTAAGAGAAGTAGCTGGTACCAGAGTGTACGATGAACGTAAAGAAGAGAGTATTTCACTAATGAAAGAAACAg AGGGCAAGCGAGAGAAGATCAACGAGTTGTTGAAATATATTGAGGAGCGACTGCATACtctagaagaggagaaagaagagctggCTCAGTACCAGAAATGGGATAAAATGAGGAGAGCGTTAGAATACACCATTTATAATCAGGAGCTTAATGAAACCCGAGCTAAGCTTGATGAG CTTTCTGCCAAACGGGAGACAAGTGGAGAGAAATCCAGGCAGCTGAGAGATGCACAGCAAGATGCTAGAGATAAAATGGAG GAAATAGAACGGCAAGTTCGAGAACTGAAGACAAAGATTTCGgcaatgaaagaagagaaagaacaacTTAGTGCTGAAAGACAGGAGCAGATTAAACAGAGGACTAAATTAGAGCTGAAGGCTAAAGACCTGCAGGATGAATTAGCTGGCAACAGTGAACAAAGG AAAAGACTGTTAAAAGAGAGGCAAAAGCTTCTTGAGAAAATtgaggagaagcagaaagaattAGCAGAAACGGAGCCAAAATTCAacagtgtaaaagaaaaagaagagaggggaaTTGCTAG ACTTGCACAGGCTACGCAGGAAAGAACAGATCTTTATGCAAAACAAGGTCGAGGAAGCCAGTTTACTTCCAAAGAAGAAAGGGATAAGTGGATAAAGAAAGAACTGAAGTCTTTAGATCAAGCCATCAATGACAAGAAGCGGCAGATTGCGGCTATACACAAGGATTTAGAGGATACAGAggcaaacaaggagaaaaatttGGAACAGTACAGT AAACTGGACCAGGATCTTAATGAAGTGAAGGCTCGTGTTGAAGAACTGGACAGAAAATACTATGAAGTGAAGAATAAAAAGGATGAACTACAGAGTGAAAGAAA ttaTCTATGGAGGGAAGAGAATGCAGAACAACAAGCTCTTGCTGCAAAGCGGGAggatttagaaaagaaacagcagcttcTCAGAGCAGCAACAGGAAAG GCCATTTTGAATGGTATAGACAGCATAAACAAAGTGTTGGAGCACTTCCGTCGAAAAGGCATAAACCAGCATGTGTTAAATGGCTATCATGGCATTGTGATGAATAACTTTGAATGTGAACCAGCTTTCTACACCTGTGTTGAAGTTACTGCAGGGAACAG GTTGTTTTATCACATTGTGGATTCTGATGAGGTCAGTACGAAGATCCTAATGGAATTTAACAAAATGAACCTTCCTGGAGAAGTTACTTTCCTCCCTCTGAACAAGCTGGATGTTAGAGATACTGCTTATCCTGAGACTAAT GATGCTATTCCTATGATCAGTAAACTGAGATACAATCCAAGATTTGACAAAGCTTTCAAACATGTTTTTGGAAAGACTCTGATTTGTCGTAGCATGGAAGTGTCTACCCAGCTGGCCAGAGCTTTCACTATGGATTGTATTACTCTGGAAG GTGATCAAGTCAGCCATCGTGGTGCTTTGACTGGGGGTTATTATGACACAAGGAAGTCTCGGCTTGAATTGCAAAAAGATGTtagaaaggcagaagaagaacTTGGTGAACTTGAAGCAAAACTCAATGAAAACTTACGCAGAAACATTGAAA GGATTAATAATGAGATTGACCAGCTAATGAACCAAATGCAGCAAATTGAGACACAGCAGAGAAAGTTCAAAGCCTCCCGAGACAGTATTTTGTCAGAGATGAAaatgctgaaggagaaaaggcaGCAGTCTGAAAAGACATTTATGCCTAAG CAACGCAGTTTGCAGAGCTTGGAGGCAAGTTTACATGCTATGGAGTCAACTAGAGAATCATTAAAAGCAGAACTGGGGACTGATTTGTTGTCTCAGCTCAGTCTTGAAGATCAGAAACGTGTGGATGCTCTCAATGATGAAATTCGACAACTACAGCAa gaaaacagacagcttttgaatgAGAGGATTAAACTAGAAGGCATTATCACAAGAGTTGAAACATACCTCAATGAGAATCTGAGAAAACGCTTGGACCAAGTGGAACAA GAACTGAATGAGCTTCGAGAAACAGAAGGTGGCACAGTTCTTACTGCCACAACATCAGAACTTGAGGCTATCAACAAACGAGTGAAAGATACACTGGCACGGTCAGATG ATCTGGATAATTCTATTGACAAAACAGAAGCAGGAATTAAAGAGCTTCAAAAGAGCATGGAACGCTGGAAGAACATGGAAAAGGAGCATATGGATGCCATTAATCATGATACAAAAGAACTTGAAAAAATGACTAACAGGCAAGGCATGCTCctcaagaagaaagaggaatGCATGAAGAAAATCCGAGAGTTGGGTTCACTTCCACAGGAGGCTTTTGAAAAGTATCAGACTCTAAGTTTAAAGCAG TTATTCCGCAAGCTGGAGCAGTGCAATACGGAACTGAAGAAATACAGTCACGTTAATAAAAAAGCTTTAGATCAGTTTGTGAATTtttcagagcagaaggaaaaattgaTAAAAAGACAAGAAGAACTGGACAGGGGCTACAAATCCATCATGGAGCTGATGAATGTCCTTGAGCTCAGGAAGTACGAGGCTATTCAGCTGACTTTCAAACAG gtgTCAAAAAATTTCAGTGAAGTGTTCCAGAAGCTAGTCCCTGGTGGCAAGGCCACGTTAGTGATGAAGAAAGGAGATGTGGAGGGCAGTCAGTCCCAGGATGAAGGTGAAGGCAGCACTGAGAGTGAAAGGGGATCTGGATCTCAGAGCAGTGTTCCATCTGTAGACCAGTTCACTGGAGTTGGCATAAgg GTATCATTCACAGGGAAGCAGGGTGAAATGAGAGAAATGCAGCAACTTTCAGGTGGACAGAAATCCTTAGTGGCCCTAGCCCTGATATTTGCTATCCAGAAGTGTGATCCAGCTCCATTTTACTTGTTTGATGAAATTGACCAAGCCTTGGATGCTCAGCACAGAAAAGCTGTTTCAG ATATGATTATGGAACTAGCTGAACATGCTCAGTTCATTACAACAACTTTTAGGCCTGAACTGCTTGAGTCAGCTGACAAGTTCTATGGTGTAAAATTCAGAAACAAG GTTAGTCATATTGATGTGATCACAGCAGAAATGGCCAAAGACTTTGTAGAAGATGACACCACCCATGGCTGA
- the SMC3 gene encoding structural maintenance of chromosomes protein 3 isoform X1: MYIKQVIIQGFRSYRDQTIVDPFSSKHNVIVGRNGSGKSNFFYAIQFVLSDEFSHLRPEQRLALLHEGTGPRVISAFVEIIFDNSDNRLPIDKEEVSLRRVIGAKKDQYFLDKKMVTKNDVMNLLESAGFSRSNPYYIVKQGKINQMATAPDSQRLKLLREVAGTRVYDERKEESISLMKETEGKREKINELLKYIEERLHTLEEEKEELAQYQKWDKMRRALEYTIYNQELNETRAKLDELSAKRETSGEKSRQLRDAQQDARDKMEEIERQVRELKTKISAMKEEKEQLSAERQEQIKQRTKLELKAKDLQDELAGNSEQRKRLLKERQKLLEKIEEKQKELAETEPKFNSVKEKEERGIARLAQATQERTDLYAKQGRGSQFTSKEERDKWIKKELKSLDQAINDKKRQIAAIHKDLEDTEANKEKNLEQYSKLDQDLNEVKARVEELDRKYYEVKNKKDELQSERNYLWREENAEQQALAAKREDLEKKQQLLRAATGKAILNGIDSINKVLEHFRRKGINQHVLNGYHGIVMNNFECEPAFYTCVEVTAGNRLFYHIVDSDEVSTKILMEFNKMNLPGEVTFLPLNKLDVRDTAYPETNDAIPMISKLRYNPRFDKAFKHVFGKTLICRSMEVSTQLARAFTMDCITLEGDQVSHRGALTGGYYDTRKSRLELQKDVRKAEEELGELEAKLNENLRRNIERINNEIDQLMNQMQQIETQQRKFKASRDSILSEMKMLKEKRQQSEKTFMPKQRSLQSLEASLHAMESTRESLKAELGTDLLSQLSLEDQKRVDALNDEIRQLQQENRQLLNERIKLEGIITRVETYLNENLRKRLDQVEQELNELRETEGGTVLTATTSELEAINKRVKDTLARSDDLDNSIDKTEAGIKELQKSMERWKNMEKEHMDAINHDTKELEKMTNRQGMLLKKKEECMKKIRELGSLPQEAFEKYQTLSLKQLFRKLEQCNTELKKYSHVNKKALDQFVNFSEQKEKLIKRQEELDRGYKSIMELMNVLELRKYEAIQLTFKQVSKNFSEVFQKLVPGGKATLVMKKGDVEGSQSQDEGEGSTESERGSGSQSSVPSVDQFTGVGIRVSFTGKQGEMREMQQLSGGQKSLVALALIFAIQKCDPAPFYLFDEIDQALDAQHRKAVSDMIMELAEHAQFITTTFRPELLESADKFYGVKFRNKVSHIDVITAEMAKDFVEDDTTHG; the protein is encoded by the exons GTAATCATTCAGGGCTTTCGAAGTTACAGGGACCAAACTATTGTGGACCCATTCAGCTCAAAACACAACGTCATTG TGGGAAGAAATGGATCtggaaaaagcaactttttttatG cAATTCAGTTTGTACTCAGTGATGAGTTTAGTCATCTTCGCCCAGAGCAGAGGCTGGCTTTGTTGCAT GAAGGTACAGGTCCTCGTGTTATTTCAGCATTTGtggaaattatttttgacaaTTCGGACAATAGGTTACCG atTGATAAAGAGGAAGTCTCACTTCGCAGAGTCATTGGAGCCAAGAAGGACCAGTATTTCTTAGACAAGAAAATGGTGAC gaaaaatgaTGTAATGAATCTTCTTGAAAGTGCTGGATTTTCTCGCAGTAATCCCTACTATATCGTCAAACAAGGAAAG ATCAACCAGATGGCCACAGCTCCTGACTCTCAAAGACTGAAGTTACTAAGAGAAGTAGCTGGTACCAGAGTGTACGATGAACGTAAAGAAGAGAGTATTTCACTAATGAAAGAAACAg AGGGCAAGCGAGAGAAGATCAACGAGTTGTTGAAATATATTGAGGAGCGACTGCATACtctagaagaggagaaagaagagctggCTCAGTACCAGAAATGGGATAAAATGAGGAGAGCGTTAGAATACACCATTTATAATCAGGAGCTTAATGAAACCCGAGCTAAGCTTGATGAG CTTTCTGCCAAACGGGAGACAAGTGGAGAGAAATCCAGGCAGCTGAGAGATGCACAGCAAGATGCTAGAGATAAAATGGAG GAAATAGAACGGCAAGTTCGAGAACTGAAGACAAAGATTTCGgcaatgaaagaagagaaagaacaacTTAGTGCTGAAAGACAGGAGCAGATTAAACAGAGGACTAAATTAGAGCTGAAGGCTAAAGACCTGCAGGATGAATTAGCTGGCAACAGTGAACAAAGG AAAAGACTGTTAAAAGAGAGGCAAAAGCTTCTTGAGAAAATtgaggagaagcagaaagaattAGCAGAAACGGAGCCAAAATTCAacagtgtaaaagaaaaagaagagaggggaaTTGCTAG ACTTGCACAGGCTACGCAGGAAAGAACAGATCTTTATGCAAAACAAGGTCGAGGAAGCCAGTTTACTTCCAAAGAAGAAAGGGATAAGTGGATAAAGAAAGAACTGAAGTCTTTAGATCAAGCCATCAATGACAAGAAGCGGCAGATTGCGGCTATACACAAGGATTTAGAGGATACAGAggcaaacaaggagaaaaatttGGAACAGTACAGT AAACTGGACCAGGATCTTAATGAAGTGAAGGCTCGTGTTGAAGAACTGGACAGAAAATACTATGAAGTGAAGAATAAAAAGGATGAACTACAGAGTGAAAGAAA ttaTCTATGGAGGGAAGAGAATGCAGAACAACAAGCTCTTGCTGCAAAGCGGGAggatttagaaaagaaacagcagcttcTCAGAGCAGCAACAGGAAAG GCCATTTTGAATGGTATAGACAGCATAAACAAAGTGTTGGAGCACTTCCGTCGAAAAGGCATAAACCAGCATGTGTTAAATGGCTATCATGGCATTGTGATGAATAACTTTGAATGTGAACCAGCTTTCTACACCTGTGTTGAAGTTACTGCAGGGAACAG GTTGTTTTATCACATTGTGGATTCTGATGAGGTCAGTACGAAGATCCTAATGGAATTTAACAAAATGAACCTTCCTGGAGAAGTTACTTTCCTCCCTCTGAACAAGCTGGATGTTAGAGATACTGCTTATCCTGAGACTAAT GATGCTATTCCTATGATCAGTAAACTGAGATACAATCCAAGATTTGACAAAGCTTTCAAACATGTTTTTGGAAAGACTCTGATTTGTCGTAGCATGGAAGTGTCTACCCAGCTGGCCAGAGCTTTCACTATGGATTGTATTACTCTGGAAG GTGATCAAGTCAGCCATCGTGGTGCTTTGACTGGGGGTTATTATGACACAAGGAAGTCTCGGCTTGAATTGCAAAAAGATGTtagaaaggcagaagaagaacTTGGTGAACTTGAAGCAAAACTCAATGAAAACTTACGCAGAAACATTGAAA GGATTAATAATGAGATTGACCAGCTAATGAACCAAATGCAGCAAATTGAGACACAGCAGAGAAAGTTCAAAGCCTCCCGAGACAGTATTTTGTCAGAGATGAAaatgctgaaggagaaaaggcaGCAGTCTGAAAAGACATTTATGCCTAAG CAACGCAGTTTGCAGAGCTTGGAGGCAAGTTTACATGCTATGGAGTCAACTAGAGAATCATTAAAAGCAGAACTGGGGACTGATTTGTTGTCTCAGCTCAGTCTTGAAGATCAGAAACGTGTGGATGCTCTCAATGATGAAATTCGACAACTACAGCAa gaaaacagacagcttttgaatgAGAGGATTAAACTAGAAGGCATTATCACAAGAGTTGAAACATACCTCAATGAGAATCTGAGAAAACGCTTGGACCAAGTGGAACAA GAACTGAATGAGCTTCGAGAAACAGAAGGTGGCACAGTTCTTACTGCCACAACATCAGAACTTGAGGCTATCAACAAACGAGTGAAAGATACACTGGCACGGTCAGATG ATCTGGATAATTCTATTGACAAAACAGAAGCAGGAATTAAAGAGCTTCAAAAGAGCATGGAACGCTGGAAGAACATGGAAAAGGAGCATATGGATGCCATTAATCATGATACAAAAGAACTTGAAAAAATGACTAACAGGCAAGGCATGCTCctcaagaagaaagaggaatGCATGAAGAAAATCCGAGAGTTGGGTTCACTTCCACAGGAGGCTTTTGAAAAGTATCAGACTCTAAGTTTAAAGCAG TTATTCCGCAAGCTGGAGCAGTGCAATACGGAACTGAAGAAATACAGTCACGTTAATAAAAAAGCTTTAGATCAGTTTGTGAATTtttcagagcagaaggaaaaattgaTAAAAAGACAAGAAGAACTGGACAGGGGCTACAAATCCATCATGGAGCTGATGAATGTCCTTGAGCTCAGGAAGTACGAGGCTATTCAGCTGACTTTCAAACAG gtgTCAAAAAATTTCAGTGAAGTGTTCCAGAAGCTAGTCCCTGGTGGCAAGGCCACGTTAGTGATGAAGAAAGGAGATGTGGAGGGCAGTCAGTCCCAGGATGAAGGTGAAGGCAGCACTGAGAGTGAAAGGGGATCTGGATCTCAGAGCAGTGTTCCATCTGTAGACCAGTTCACTGGAGTTGGCATAAgg GTATCATTCACAGGGAAGCAGGGTGAAATGAGAGAAATGCAGCAACTTTCAGGTGGACAGAAATCCTTAGTGGCCCTAGCCCTGATATTTGCTATCCAGAAGTGTGATCCAGCTCCATTTTACTTGTTTGATGAAATTGACCAAGCCTTGGATGCTCAGCACAGAAAAGCTGTTTCAG ATATGATTATGGAACTAGCTGAACATGCTCAGTTCATTACAACAACTTTTAGGCCTGAACTGCTTGAGTCAGCTGACAAGTTCTATGGTGTAAAATTCAGAAACAAG GTTAGTCATATTGATGTGATCACAGCAGAAATGGCCAAAGACTTTGTAGAAGATGACACCACCCATGGCTGA
- the SMC3 gene encoding structural maintenance of chromosomes protein 3 isoform X3 — protein sequence MYIKQVIIQGFRSYRDQTIVDPFSSKHNVIVGRNGSGKSNFFYAIQFVLSDEFSHLRPEQRLALLHEGTGPRVISAFVEIIFDNSDNRLPIDKEEVSLRRVIGAKKDQYFLDKKMVTKNDVMNLLESAGFSRSNPYYIVKQGKINQMATAPDSQRLKLLREVAGTRVYDERKEESISLMKETEGKREKINELLKYIEERLHTLEEEKEELAQYQKWDKMRRALEYTIYNQELNETRAKLDELSAKRETSGEKSRQLRDAQQDARDKMEEIERQVRELKTKISAMKEEKEQLSAERQEQIKQRTKLELKAKDLQDELAGNSEQRKRLLKERQKLLEKIEEKQKELAETEPKFNSVKEKEERGIARLAQATQERTDLYAKQGRGSQFTSKEERDKWIKKELKSLDQAINDKKRQIAAIHKDLEDTEANKEKNLEQYSKLDQDLNEVKARVEELDRKYYEVKNKKDELQSERNYLWREENAEQQALAAKREDLEKKQQLLRAATGKAILNGIDSINKVLEHFRRKGINQHVLNGYHGIVMNNFECEPAFYTCVEVTAGNRLFYHIVDSDEVSTKILMEFNKMNLPGEVTFLPLNKLDVRDTAYPETNDAIPMISKLRYNPRFDKAFKHVFGKTLICRSMEVSTQLARAFTMDCITLEGDQVSHRGALTGGYYDTRKSRLELQKDVRKAEEELGELEAKLNENLRRNIERINNEIDQLMNQMQQIETQQRKFKASRDSILSEMKMLKEKRQQSEKTFMPKQRSLQSLEASLHAMESTRESLKAELGTDLLSQLSLEDQKRVDALNDEIRQLQQENRQLLNERIKLEGIITRVETYLNENLRKRLDQVEQELNELRETEGGTVLTATTSELEAINKRVKDTLARSDDLDNSIDKTEAGIKELQKSMERWKNMEKEHMDAINHDTKELEKMTNRQGMLLKKKEECMKKIRELGSLPQEAFEKYQTLSLKQVSYSASWSSAIRN from the exons GTAATCATTCAGGGCTTTCGAAGTTACAGGGACCAAACTATTGTGGACCCATTCAGCTCAAAACACAACGTCATTG TGGGAAGAAATGGATCtggaaaaagcaactttttttatG cAATTCAGTTTGTACTCAGTGATGAGTTTAGTCATCTTCGCCCAGAGCAGAGGCTGGCTTTGTTGCAT GAAGGTACAGGTCCTCGTGTTATTTCAGCATTTGtggaaattatttttgacaaTTCGGACAATAGGTTACCG atTGATAAAGAGGAAGTCTCACTTCGCAGAGTCATTGGAGCCAAGAAGGACCAGTATTTCTTAGACAAGAAAATGGTGAC gaaaaatgaTGTAATGAATCTTCTTGAAAGTGCTGGATTTTCTCGCAGTAATCCCTACTATATCGTCAAACAAGGAAAG ATCAACCAGATGGCCACAGCTCCTGACTCTCAAAGACTGAAGTTACTAAGAGAAGTAGCTGGTACCAGAGTGTACGATGAACGTAAAGAAGAGAGTATTTCACTAATGAAAGAAACAg AGGGCAAGCGAGAGAAGATCAACGAGTTGTTGAAATATATTGAGGAGCGACTGCATACtctagaagaggagaaagaagagctggCTCAGTACCAGAAATGGGATAAAATGAGGAGAGCGTTAGAATACACCATTTATAATCAGGAGCTTAATGAAACCCGAGCTAAGCTTGATGAG CTTTCTGCCAAACGGGAGACAAGTGGAGAGAAATCCAGGCAGCTGAGAGATGCACAGCAAGATGCTAGAGATAAAATGGAG GAAATAGAACGGCAAGTTCGAGAACTGAAGACAAAGATTTCGgcaatgaaagaagagaaagaacaacTTAGTGCTGAAAGACAGGAGCAGATTAAACAGAGGACTAAATTAGAGCTGAAGGCTAAAGACCTGCAGGATGAATTAGCTGGCAACAGTGAACAAAGG AAAAGACTGTTAAAAGAGAGGCAAAAGCTTCTTGAGAAAATtgaggagaagcagaaagaattAGCAGAAACGGAGCCAAAATTCAacagtgtaaaagaaaaagaagagaggggaaTTGCTAG ACTTGCACAGGCTACGCAGGAAAGAACAGATCTTTATGCAAAACAAGGTCGAGGAAGCCAGTTTACTTCCAAAGAAGAAAGGGATAAGTGGATAAAGAAAGAACTGAAGTCTTTAGATCAAGCCATCAATGACAAGAAGCGGCAGATTGCGGCTATACACAAGGATTTAGAGGATACAGAggcaaacaaggagaaaaatttGGAACAGTACAGT AAACTGGACCAGGATCTTAATGAAGTGAAGGCTCGTGTTGAAGAACTGGACAGAAAATACTATGAAGTGAAGAATAAAAAGGATGAACTACAGAGTGAAAGAAA ttaTCTATGGAGGGAAGAGAATGCAGAACAACAAGCTCTTGCTGCAAAGCGGGAggatttagaaaagaaacagcagcttcTCAGAGCAGCAACAGGAAAG GCCATTTTGAATGGTATAGACAGCATAAACAAAGTGTTGGAGCACTTCCGTCGAAAAGGCATAAACCAGCATGTGTTAAATGGCTATCATGGCATTGTGATGAATAACTTTGAATGTGAACCAGCTTTCTACACCTGTGTTGAAGTTACTGCAGGGAACAG GTTGTTTTATCACATTGTGGATTCTGATGAGGTCAGTACGAAGATCCTAATGGAATTTAACAAAATGAACCTTCCTGGAGAAGTTACTTTCCTCCCTCTGAACAAGCTGGATGTTAGAGATACTGCTTATCCTGAGACTAAT GATGCTATTCCTATGATCAGTAAACTGAGATACAATCCAAGATTTGACAAAGCTTTCAAACATGTTTTTGGAAAGACTCTGATTTGTCGTAGCATGGAAGTGTCTACCCAGCTGGCCAGAGCTTTCACTATGGATTGTATTACTCTGGAAG GTGATCAAGTCAGCCATCGTGGTGCTTTGACTGGGGGTTATTATGACACAAGGAAGTCTCGGCTTGAATTGCAAAAAGATGTtagaaaggcagaagaagaacTTGGTGAACTTGAAGCAAAACTCAATGAAAACTTACGCAGAAACATTGAAA GGATTAATAATGAGATTGACCAGCTAATGAACCAAATGCAGCAAATTGAGACACAGCAGAGAAAGTTCAAAGCCTCCCGAGACAGTATTTTGTCAGAGATGAAaatgctgaaggagaaaaggcaGCAGTCTGAAAAGACATTTATGCCTAAG CAACGCAGTTTGCAGAGCTTGGAGGCAAGTTTACATGCTATGGAGTCAACTAGAGAATCATTAAAAGCAGAACTGGGGACTGATTTGTTGTCTCAGCTCAGTCTTGAAGATCAGAAACGTGTGGATGCTCTCAATGATGAAATTCGACAACTACAGCAa gaaaacagacagcttttgaatgAGAGGATTAAACTAGAAGGCATTATCACAAGAGTTGAAACATACCTCAATGAGAATCTGAGAAAACGCTTGGACCAAGTGGAACAA GAACTGAATGAGCTTCGAGAAACAGAAGGTGGCACAGTTCTTACTGCCACAACATCAGAACTTGAGGCTATCAACAAACGAGTGAAAGATACACTGGCACGGTCAGATG ATCTGGATAATTCTATTGACAAAACAGAAGCAGGAATTAAAGAGCTTCAAAAGAGCATGGAACGCTGGAAGAACATGGAAAAGGAGCATATGGATGCCATTAATCATGATACAAAAGAACTTGAAAAAATGACTAACAGGCAAGGCATGCTCctcaagaagaaagaggaatGCATGAAGAAAATCCGAGAGTTGGGTTCACTTCCACAGGAGGCTTTTGAAAAGTATCAGACTCTAAGTTTAAAGCAGGTA agTTATTCCGCAAGCTGGAGCAGTGCAATACGGAACTGA